In Populus nigra chromosome 1, ddPopNigr1.1, whole genome shotgun sequence, one genomic interval encodes:
- the LOC133701376 gene encoding uncharacterized protein LOC133701376 — protein sequence MLSIENPPVPDPSCSSSQLNSSDERAYQLPTSTNNKLPSPNLSEVVVVNLPNTNPSLHHHHHTPLPNFSIRDYVFKARSKDIKNSWPFSQHNLQLCLKHGVKDVLPKFQPHDTVRNQFFKRCTGETSSVEKENISKRSNFDKEASRPDNRVLLDSSDDAQLNNKLAESCVDISSCRSGEENDFPSTTTSEINSVPDNRQPRSPLETQSLVKAAVEVEAPVTHKTESTSRPLAKKCRLIVKFGGSSDRSSAEDIASNCTTTSETMASKVCPVCKTFSSSSNTTLNAHIDQCLSVESTPKWTSDSKPTRYRIKPRKTRLMVDIYATAQYCTLEDLDRRNGTSWATMSSLPAQETEKSDAPNEGKKQRVSPIHPEDAADVGPVYIDADGTKVRILSQFNDTPPVAKVSQDIGARREDIGAKKSLKGGKASKYISKKKKKRLAQKHQKYLRLASQSKKIFFHKAPCAQISGGQEEFNGEGKSCEKEQRMLKQINPNDGGTLRPWICSKRRGFPKKIPTQEDHQPVRCKWHLAQDLLVENDSLSERSRTDQKSVILSDNPISSHRNIERTEKPFHKDQVNESMEHSPGRKMVTNLPVRDRINGKVDKLFPPMKLSKDGTSIRDTCLLRPPDSPRIKVSSLTKKTIYTDADTSNNSDTSPIASTKSSRSSRTAVSKALRFCSFRKSVLSVSSQSSVTESRPSEVRRWSTLDKSEEPSTTEIDEEAMGRHSEVDEQYDLMQDHTENVLEREEITDEVSLGGSSIRETRQEKRLSCSSERLEALSLRSSKSTPRYGHDEEINVDSSARFDDDDYLRKIDPLESPGTQVPIHEDIVVEPSSKTLDGRTSTSGTSKSVDTGFYELGVSSKVPSKCLRSIEDYEGLSRKNDVSTGPTEPGFVHDQGMFSAAEAGNGMMGHNADTRVVELDSEAAKVDSFPEVDPILIPGPPGSFLPSPRDMGSEDFQGNSSLTSSQVQSSPDQYDVIDGDSSDSPLSAASTISNSMAGRPDFNYSEPPSSAGHYVFQDNMRSGLISAGIEPLAQNADAVPQAATTRVERATFLGEYVKLDGIPIEKESFGFKNDQPCCCQRKERFAESVALNHQESQLLRRRKMPSMTFPSVSKQMGCNSNPMPINLDVRPELVSLNSYSASGSEKMVLPLIKPPGYPIPLKDSPNNSAVRSLARADGDSASPSASNPILRLMGKNLMVVNKDDHVAMPIGQVQPCAQTINRTPHFPTISAVSPGNIQNQDSHSFHHVTPQGFAIFSRDPYYKTAVQRFDVGLSNSFGSHTDSKLPRAPSQLPAGMFCDQQNDGSFVTSMKPQQCKDDYNFSSSQNRLKRRLDAFPTCTMQKATETPDRQCKRADSSAHPVKEIIIIDDVPESQTVVISDITRYNEGWRERQAVPSGISVPTIPVYNMSNVNPFTCYQSQDHPPLGGTPLLHNGNFHATATRLVNTSPVRWGCPSEGPSVLQQNPFVAASNSSAHPRSASLYYSPSFS from the exons ATGTTATCCATTGAAAACCCTCCAGTACCAGATCCCTCATGTTCTTCTTCCCAGCTGAATAGTAGTGATGAGAGGGCTTACCAGCTTCCCACCAGTACTAATAATAAGCTTCCTTCTCCTAATTTGTCAGAGGTAGTAGTAGTAAATCTGCCAAACACAAACCCatctcttcatcatcatcatcataccCCACTTCCTAATTTCTCCATAAG AGATTATGTATTTAAAGCCAGGAGCAAGGATATCAAGAATAGCTGGCCTTTTTCTCAACACAATTTGCAACTTTGTTTGAAACATGGCGTGAAGGACGTGTTGCCAAAATTTCAGCCTCATGATACTGTAAGAAACCAGTTCTTTAAGAGATGTACAGGTGAAACCAGTTCAGTTGAGAAGGAAAACATCAGCAAAAGAAGCAATTTTGACAAGGAGGCTTCTAGGCCGGACAATCGTGTGCTGCTAGACTCGTCTGATGATGCTCAATTAAATAACAAGCTAGCAGAATCCTGTGTAGACATTAGTTCATGTAGATCTGGAGAAGAAAATGATTTCCCATCGACAACAACAAGTGAGATAAACTCAGTTCCTGATAACAGGCAACCTAGATCACCATTAGAAACTCAATCTTTGGTCAAAGCCGCTGTTGAAGTTGAAGCTCCTGTGACCCACAAGACTGAAAGCACCTCCAGGCCGTTGGCTAAGAAGTGCAGGTTGATTGTGAAATTTGGTGGCAGCTCTGATCGTAGCTCAGCTGAAGATATTGCTTCTAATTGTACTACTACATCAGAAACAATGGCTTCAAAAGTTTGTCCTGTTTGCAAAACTTTCTCATCCTCATCAAACACCACCTTGAATGCTCACATTGATCAGTGCCTTTCTGTGGAGTCAACACCCAAGTGGACATCAGATTCTAAGCCAACAAGGTATAGAATTAAGCCGAGAAAGACACGGTTGATGGTGGATATTTACGCTACAGCTCAATATTGCACGTTAGAAGACCTTGATCGAAGAAATGGTACGAGCTGGGCCACCATGTCAAGCTTGCCTGCTCAAGAGACTGAGAAGAGTGACGCACCTAATGAAGGGAAAAAGCAAAGGGTGTCCCCAATTCATCCTGAGGATGCTGCTGATGTAGGTCCAGTTTATATTGATGCAGATGGTACCAAAGTAAGGATTTTATCTCAGTTTAATGATACACCACCAGTAGCAAAAGTAAGCCAGGATATTGGTGCAAGAAGGGAGGATATTGGAGCAAAGAAATCTTTGAAAGGAGGCAAAGCAAGCAAATacatttcaaagaaaaagaaaaaacgctTAGCACAAAAGCATCAAAAGTATCTAAGACTAGCTTCTCAGAGCAAAAAGATTTTCTTCCACAAGGCGCCTTGCGCTCAG ATTTCTGGAGGTCAAGAAGAATTTAACGGAGAGGGGAAAAGTTGCGAGAAAGAACAAAGGATGTTGAAGCAAATCAATCCCAATGATGGCGGGACTTTAAGACCATGGATTTGCTCCAAACGAAGAGGTTTTCCAAAGAAGATTCCAACTCAAGAGGATCATCAACCTGTGAGATGTAAATGGCATTTGGCTCAAGACTTGCTGGTTGAGAATGATAGTCTTTCAGAGAGGAGCCGCACTGATCAGAAATCTGTCATCTTGTCTGATAACCCAATATCTTCTCATAGAAACATTGAGAGGACGGAGAAGCCATTTCATAAAGACCAAGTAAATGAGAGTATGGAGCACTCTCCTGGAAGAAAGATGGTAACAAATCTCCCAGTGAGAGACAGGATTAATGGCAAAGTGGATAAGTTGTTTCCACCAATGAAGTTGAGCAAAGATGGCACTTCTATCCGTGATACCTGTTTGCTAAGACCTCCAGACTCTCCCAGGATAAAGGTCTCTTCACTAACCAAGAAGACAATCTATACTGATGCTGATACAAGTAATAATTCAGATACCTCTCCCATTGCTAGCACAAAATCATCCCGGAGTTCTCGTACAGCTGTATCTAAAGCATTGAGATTCTGCTCCTTTAGGAAAAGTGTACTGTCTGTCAGCAGCCAATCTTCTGTGACTGAATCCAGGCCCAGCGAGGTCAGGAGATGGTCAACCCTTGACAAGTCTGAAGAGCCTTCGACAACAGAAATAGATGAAGAGGCAATGGGCAGGCATTCTGAGGTTGATGAACAGTATGATTTGATGCAGGATCATACAGAAAATGTActtgaaagagaagaaataacTGATGAGGTGTCTCTTGGTGGAAGCTCCATCCGGGAAACTAGGCAAGAAAAAAGATTGTCATGTAGTTCTGAAAGGCTGGAAGCCTTGTCTTTGAGGAGCTCAAAATCTACACCTCGCTATGGTCATGACGAGGAGATAAATGTAGATTCTTCAGCTagatttgatgatgatgattatttgCGCAAAATTGATCCCCTAGAATCTCCTGGAACACAAGTTCCAATACATGAGGACATTGTTGTTGAACCATCTTCCAAGACTTTGGATGGGAGGACGAGCACCTCTGGTACGAGTAAATCCGTTGACACTGGATTCTATGAGCTAGGTGTTTCTTCAAAGGTCCCATCAAAATGTCTTCGGTCTATTGAAGATTATGAAGGACTTTCAAGGAAAAATGATGTGTCAACTGGTCCAACTGAACCAGGTTTTGTTCACGACCAAGGGATGTTTTCTGCTGCTGAAGCTGGCAATGGCATGATGGGCCATAATGCTGATACGAGGGTGGTGGAATTGGATTCTGAAGCTGCGAAAGTAGACTCTTTTCCTGAGGTTGATCCCATTCTGATTCCAGGACCACCGGGGTCATTTTTGCCAAGTCCTAGAGATATGGGCTCTGAAGATTTTCAAGGAAACTCATCATTGACTAGTAGCCAGGTTCAGTCATCTCCAGATCAGTATGATGTGATTGATGGAGATTCATCAGATTCCCCTCTATCTGCAGCATCGACCATCTCTAACTCCATGGCTGGCAGACCTGATTTCAATTATTCAGAACCACCATCATCAGCAGGACATTATGTTTTTCAAGACAATATGAGGTCAGGCTTAATTTCTGCTGGAATTGAACCTTTGGCACAGAATGCTGATGCAGTTCCACAAGCAGCAACTACAAGAGTTGAAAGAGCTACTTTCTTGGGAGAGTACGTGAAACTTGATGGGATCCCCATTGAGAAGGAATCTTTTGGCTTCAAAAATGATCAGCCATGCTGTTGCCAAAGAAAGGAGAGGTTTGCTGAGAGTGTTGCTCTAAATCACCAAGAATCACAGCTACTAAGGCGGAGGAAAATGCCATCGATGACATTTCCTTCTGTTAGCAAGCAAATGGGTTGCAATTCAAACCCAATGCCGATTAATTTGGATGTCAGGCCTGAATTAGTTTCCCTGAACAGTTACTCAGCTTCAGGATCTGAAAAGATGGTTCTCCCACTCATCAAGCCCCCCGGATATCCTATTCCTTTGAAGGACTCTCCCAATAATTCTGCAGTGAGATCCTTAGCTCGTGCAGATGGTGATTCTGCTAGTCCATCTGCTTCTAATCCTATACTCAGACTGATGGGGAAGAACTTAATGGTGGTCAACAAAGATGATCATGTAGCCATGCCAATTGGGCAGGTCCAACCTTGTGCTCAAACAATCAATCGAACTCCTCACTTTCCAACAATTTCTGCAGTCTCTCCTGGCAATATTCAGAATCAGGACAGTCATTCATTTCATCACGTCACCCCTCAAGGTTTTGCCATCTTTAGTCGGGATCCATATTACAAGACAGCAGTTCAACGTTTTGATGTTGGGTTGTCCAACAGTTTTGGAAGCCACACTGATTCTAAGCTACCCCGGGCACCATCGCAGTTACCAGCAGGCATGTTTTGTGACCAACAAAATGATGGTAGTTTTGTAACATCCATGAAGCCTCAACAGTGCAAAGATGATTATAATTTCTCAAGTTCTCAGAACAGGCTAAAGAGAAGACTAGATGCGTTTCCTACGTGTACTATGCAGAAAGCTACAGAAACTCCTGACCGCCAGTGCAAGCGTGCAGATTCATCTGCTCATCCTGtaaaagaaatcatcatcatTGATGATGTTCCTGAAAGTCAAACTGTTGTGATCAGTGACATTACAAGATACAATGAAGGCTGGAGGGAAAGACAAGCAGTTCCATCTGGTATCTCTGTTCCAACCATCCCAGTTTATAACATGAGTAATGTGAATCCCTTTACTTGTTATCAGTCACAAGACCACCCTCCACTTGGTGGAACACCATTGTTGCACAATGGCAACTTTCATGCAACTGCCACTAGGCTAGTTAATACGAGTCCTGTTAGGTGGGGTTGTCCATCGGAAGGTCCCAGCGTGTTGCAACAGAATCCTTTCGTGGCTGCATCAAACTCATCTGCTCATCCAAGATCAGCATCGCTGTATTATTCTCCAAGCTTTTCATAG
- the LOC133696334 gene encoding PRA1 family protein G2-like, with protein MSQPPPPSTTTTYTTIPISAGDVISRSLQNFTSSFSILRPWPELFTSGSFTRPDSFATALTRLRANFHHFRVNYSIIIYTCGALSLIGSPFSLLIFSSVLSLWLLLYFFREDPLVLWGYDVSDRLVLIGLVLVSVLGVWLSGAAWNLVWGVLIGFLVCAIHAVLRNSDRLLVPGEEAALVGSGYVSGSYGALSASSDGGGQFIK; from the coding sequence ATGTCACAACCACCACCCCCCTCAACCACCACCACCTACACTACCATCCCCATCTCCGCCGGGGACGTGATTTCTCGGTCACTCCAAAACTTCACTTCCTCCTTCTCCATCCTCCGCCCCTGGCCCGAGCTCTTCACTTCCGGATCCTTCACCCGACCTGACTCATTCGCCACTGCCTTGACCCGACTCCGGGCCAACTTCCACCATTTCAGAGTCAATTACTCAATAATCATCTATACTTGCGGAGCTTTATCTCTAATTGGGTCTCCATTTTCCCTCCTAATATTTTCTTCTGTGCTGTCTCTCTGGCTGCTCCTCTACTTCTTTAGAGAAGACCCATTGGTGTTATGGGGCTATGATGTGAGTGATCGCCTGGTTTTgattggtttggttttggtttctgTTTTGGGTGTTTGGTTAAGCGGGGCAGCTTGGAATTTGGTTTGGGGTGTTCTGATTGGGTTTTTGGTATGTGCGATTCATGCTGTATTGAGGAATTCAGATCGGTTGTTGGTTCCTGGCGAGGAAGCTGCTTTGGTCGGGTCAGGTTATGTGTCCGGGTCATATGGAGCTTTATCAGCATCTAGTGATGGTGGTGGTCAATTCATCAAGTAA